A region from the Nonlabens sp. YIK11 genome encodes:
- a CDS encoding HYC_CC_PP family protein, producing the protein MKSLIHKSVSITMALLLLLTTTSFSIATHFCGDHLVDIAFYDDARSCEMQDTDPEMHDAMKDMGCCKDKQIVSDSDQDFQKTTFDFSLDQLVFITSFAYSYAVLLEQDLDTAQNRLIKESPPLPGRDLFLLHDSFLI; encoded by the coding sequence ATGAAATCGCTGATTCACAAGTCTGTTTCCATTACAATGGCATTATTGCTATTGCTTACCACAACGTCGTTTAGTATTGCGACGCATTTTTGTGGTGATCACCTTGTGGACATCGCTTTTTACGATGATGCCCGCAGTTGCGAGATGCAGGACACCGATCCTGAAATGCACGATGCCATGAAGGATATGGGTTGCTGCAAGGACAAGCAGATCGTTTCTGACAGCGATCAGGACTTTCAGAAAACTACATTTGACTTCTCATTAGACCAGCTGGTCTTTATCACCTCTTTTGCATATTCTTATGCCGTTCTATTGGAACAGGATTTGGATACTGCACAAAACAGACTCATTAAGGAGTCGCCGCCATTACCGGGTCGCGACCTCTTTTTATTACACGATTCCTTTCTTATCTAG